One stretch of Geoalkalibacter ferrihydriticus DSM 17813 DNA includes these proteins:
- a CDS encoding YceD family protein, translating to MRVSVEKIKENEVVLDIEESAESFPALEDLIQREECRFAGPVAGRVRAFFANSIIEVEGRVETRVLLPCSRCLKELEMPLVADLTATFVGDLPQIEGGEDDEVELTAEDMGMIPIEGDEIDLREIVQEQLVMELPLRPLCSSRCKGICPHCGANLNAGDCGCRPPVFNNKFAALKDFKAEK from the coding sequence TTGCGTGTCAGCGTTGAAAAAATCAAGGAAAATGAGGTTGTTCTCGATATCGAGGAATCCGCCGAGAGTTTCCCCGCCTTAGAAGACTTGATTCAGCGCGAGGAATGCCGATTCGCAGGACCTGTTGCGGGCCGCGTGAGAGCTTTTTTCGCTAATAGTATTATTGAAGTCGAAGGCCGGGTCGAGACGCGCGTTCTTCTGCCTTGCAGCCGGTGTCTCAAAGAGCTTGAAATGCCATTGGTTGCCGATCTTACAGCGACTTTTGTCGGTGATTTGCCTCAGATTGAGGGTGGCGAGGATGACGAGGTCGAGTTGACGGCAGAAGATATGGGCATGATTCCCATTGAGGGCGATGAGATCGATCTGCGGGAGATTGTTCAGGAGCAATTGGTGATGGAGTTGCCCTTGCGTCCACTTTGCTCCAGTCGTTGCAAGGGCATTTGTCCTCACTGCGGCGCAAATCTCAATGCGGGGGATTGCGGTTGTCGCCCGCCGGTCTTCAATAACAAGTTCGCGGCACTTAAAGACTTCAAGGCCGAGAAGTAA
- a CDS encoding FxsA family protein: MFIRLLLLFTLIPVLEIYVILKVGGQIGAGSTVALIILTGIAGAYLARTQGFDIVRRIQRDTAQGHLPAESLLDGALVLSGGLLLLTPGFCTDLVGFALLVPLTRDSLKRALRRWLQAQIERGNITLGRY, translated from the coding sequence ATGTTCATAAGATTGCTGTTACTTTTCACTTTAATTCCGGTTCTGGAGATTTATGTGATTCTCAAAGTCGGAGGACAAATTGGGGCCGGGTCGACCGTCGCCCTGATTATCCTGACCGGAATCGCGGGCGCCTACCTGGCCAGAACGCAAGGTTTTGATATTGTGCGCCGCATCCAGCGTGACACTGCCCAAGGCCATCTGCCGGCAGAGTCCTTGCTGGACGGGGCCCTGGTCCTGAGCGGCGGACTATTGCTCCTGACACCGGGTTTCTGCACTGATCTTGTCGGGTTTGCCCTGCTCGTTCCCCTGACCCGCGACTCGCTCAAGCGTGCTCTGCGCCGGTGGCTGCAAGCCCAGATCGAACGGGGCAATATCACACTGGGGCGTTACTGA
- the murJ gene encoding murein biosynthesis integral membrane protein MurJ, whose translation MSEKKIITRATGVLGGATLLSRISGLVRDVVIGRMFGAGFATDAFFMAFTLPNLLRRFFAEGSLTAAFVPTYSDVYHRQGREEAIRVGNICFTLLLLIMAGVTLVGIVGSPWLVQTIGYGFRDIEGKLALTDMLNRIMFPYIFFVSLLALLTGRLNVHGHYFVPALSPVMLNLAMVAGAALLSPFFDPPIKALAVGVLLGGVLQLLMQGPILRRYGILPRLDFHWRHPAVRRIGKLMLPGVIGVAIYQINVVVTRILASFLPEGSVSYLYYGQRLFEFPQGIFILSLAQAVLPSMSRQASAGDEAGLRESLDFALRLIAVVTLPAALGLMLCAVPIYSLLFLSETFDYGAVRHTSAALIAYAPGLFFLGIARVIVPTFYAMKDTRTPVRISFWTLLLNAALGLLLMQPLGHVGLALALTLATCGNCLLLVWALRRKLGALGLRRLAGCCLRLVLPLLAMTAVVVPLLNLADWQVLGAAAFWQKCLVLLSAITAGMLVYVLGCLGAGVQEVREGWALVRRKLTRRSGRGS comes from the coding sequence ATGTCGGAGAAGAAAATTATTACCCGTGCCACGGGCGTTCTTGGTGGCGCCACTCTGCTGAGTCGCATCAGCGGTCTGGTCCGTGATGTGGTTATCGGCCGCATGTTCGGTGCCGGTTTTGCGACGGACGCCTTTTTCATGGCCTTTACCCTGCCCAATCTGCTCAGGCGCTTTTTTGCCGAGGGTTCCCTGACTGCGGCATTTGTCCCGACCTATTCGGATGTGTATCATCGGCAGGGGCGCGAAGAGGCCATTCGCGTCGGCAATATCTGCTTCACCCTGCTGCTGCTGATCATGGCAGGGGTGACGCTGGTGGGAATTGTCGGCTCGCCTTGGCTGGTGCAGACCATCGGCTACGGGTTCCGTGATATTGAAGGCAAGCTGGCGTTGACGGACATGCTGAACCGCATCATGTTTCCCTATATCTTCTTTGTCAGTCTGCTGGCGCTGCTCACCGGAAGACTCAATGTGCATGGTCACTATTTCGTGCCCGCACTTTCGCCAGTGATGCTCAACCTCGCCATGGTCGCCGGTGCTGCCCTGCTGAGCCCTTTCTTCGATCCCCCCATCAAGGCATTGGCCGTTGGGGTTCTGCTGGGCGGGGTGTTACAGTTACTCATGCAGGGGCCGATTCTCAGGCGTTACGGGATTTTGCCCCGTCTGGATTTCCACTGGCGCCATCCCGCGGTGCGGCGCATTGGAAAGCTGATGTTGCCCGGCGTCATTGGCGTTGCCATCTACCAGATCAATGTGGTTGTCACCCGTATTCTGGCCTCGTTCCTGCCCGAAGGCAGCGTTTCCTATCTCTATTACGGCCAGCGCCTTTTTGAGTTTCCGCAGGGCATTTTTATCCTGTCCCTGGCCCAGGCGGTTCTTCCTTCCATGAGCCGGCAAGCATCGGCCGGGGATGAGGCTGGACTCCGCGAGTCTCTGGACTTTGCCCTGCGTCTGATTGCCGTCGTGACTTTGCCGGCGGCCTTGGGGCTGATGCTGTGCGCCGTTCCCATCTACAGTCTTTTATTTCTCAGCGAGACATTTGACTATGGCGCGGTCAGGCACACCTCTGCGGCTCTGATCGCCTATGCTCCAGGTCTTTTTTTTCTAGGGATTGCCAGAGTTATCGTACCAACCTTTTATGCCATGAAGGACACCCGCACACCCGTAAGGATTTCCTTCTGGACGCTGCTGCTCAACGCGGCTCTCGGATTGCTCCTGATGCAACCTTTGGGACATGTCGGGCTGGCGCTGGCTCTGACTTTGGCTACCTGCGGCAATTGTCTGCTGTTGGTCTGGGCATTGCGGCGCAAACTCGGCGCACTGGGTTTGCGCCGGCTGGCCGGTTGCTGCCTGCGTCTGGTTTTGCCTTTGCTGGCCATGACCGCGGTGGTGGTGCCGTTGCTCAACCTAGCTGACTGGCAGGTCTTGGGGGCGGCGGCTTTTTGGCAGAAATGTCTGGTGCTGCTGTCGGCCATTACCGCGGGCATGCTGGTCTATGTGCTTGGCTGCTTGGGTGCCGGTGTTCAAGAGGTGCGCGAGGGCTGGGCTCTTGTGCGTCGCAAACTGACAAGGAGGTCTGGTCGTGGATCCTAA
- the mazG gene encoding nucleoside triphosphate pyrophosphohydrolase — protein sequence MKKNPTAFLDLVEIMQRLRAPNGCPWDREQTTQSLKPYLLEETYEVLEAVDLNDPSAICEELGDLLLQVVFLAQIFAEQGLFTVEEVARGITDKLIRRHPHVFADGECSDLKELNRQWEQIKSEEKRERGDTAPRKTAPRNLPALARAHKVLPPPGPGEHSILHAQILNCLARLENQSPKNRELSLGQAYSYLVALGQYWSIDSEQALRRYLNCIEEGCDAKGKGGKTDGSQAS from the coding sequence TTGAAAAAAAATCCAACCGCGTTTCTCGATCTGGTGGAAATCATGCAGCGTCTGCGGGCTCCAAACGGCTGCCCCTGGGATCGCGAACAAACGACCCAGAGCCTTAAACCTTACCTGCTGGAGGAAACCTACGAGGTCTTGGAGGCCGTGGATCTGAATGATCCTTCCGCAATCTGCGAAGAGTTGGGCGATCTGCTGTTACAGGTTGTTTTTCTCGCACAGATTTTTGCCGAGCAAGGCCTATTCACCGTTGAGGAGGTTGCCCGCGGCATCACCGATAAACTAATCCGGCGCCACCCCCATGTTTTCGCTGACGGCGAATGCTCTGACCTTAAAGAACTCAACCGTCAGTGGGAGCAGATAAAAAGTGAAGAAAAAAGGGAGCGTGGTGACACCGCTCCGCGAAAAACCGCTCCACGCAATCTGCCGGCATTGGCGCGCGCACACAAGGTTTTGCCACCCCCAGGTCCCGGCGAACACTCAATACTGCACGCGCAGATCCTCAACTGCCTCGCCCGCCTGGAGAATCAGTCCCCCAAGAATCGCGAACTCAGCCTCGGTCAAGCCTACAGCTATCTGGTGGCTTTGGGTCAATACTGGAGCATAGACAGCGAGCAGGCTCTGCGGCGTTATCTGAATTGCATTGAGGAGGGTTGCGACGCCAAGGGCAAGGGTGGAAAAACAGACGGCAGCCAAGCCAGTTAA
- the fabF gene encoding beta-ketoacyl-ACP synthase II yields MRRVVVTGIGIVSPLGTGIEKNWQALAEGRSGIDRITRFDASELPTQIAGEVRDFNPEDYIEKKEIKKMDLFIQYAVGAADMALRDSGLEITEENAERVGVVVGAGLGGLPTIEKYHQAMLEGGYRKITPFFIPMLIINLAPGHISIRFGAKGPNVSSVSACATGTHSIGDAYHMIARGDADAMFAGGSESTITPLGIAGFNVMKALSTRNDDPAAASRPFEKSRDGFVMAEGAGIVILEELESAQRRGAKIYAEVCGYGLTGDAYHLTAPAPGGEGAARCMRMAMRGAGVNPDQVDYINAHGTSTPFNDLYETLAIKAVLGDHAAKTAVSSTKSMTGHALGAAGGVEAVFTLLAMERGFIPPTINYDEPDPECDLDYVPNQAREADVRVAMSNSFGFGGTNATLLFKKI; encoded by the coding sequence ATGCGCAGAGTCGTTGTCACCGGTATCGGTATTGTCTCCCCGCTTGGAACCGGCATCGAAAAAAACTGGCAGGCACTTGCCGAAGGACGCTCAGGCATCGACCGGATCACCCGATTCGATGCAAGCGAGTTGCCGACGCAGATTGCCGGAGAAGTCCGCGACTTCAACCCGGAAGATTACATTGAGAAAAAAGAGATCAAAAAAATGGATCTCTTCATTCAATATGCCGTGGGTGCCGCCGATATGGCCCTGCGGGATTCGGGACTGGAAATCACCGAGGAAAATGCTGAGCGGGTAGGGGTGGTTGTCGGTGCCGGCCTTGGCGGATTGCCGACGATAGAGAAATATCATCAGGCGATGCTGGAAGGCGGATATCGCAAGATTACGCCCTTTTTCATCCCCATGCTCATCATCAATCTTGCGCCGGGTCACATCTCCATCCGTTTTGGCGCCAAAGGCCCCAACGTTTCGTCGGTTTCCGCGTGTGCGACAGGTACCCATTCCATTGGTGACGCCTATCACATGATCGCACGCGGAGATGCCGACGCTATGTTCGCCGGAGGGTCGGAGTCTACGATTACGCCTCTGGGGATCGCCGGATTCAACGTAATGAAAGCTCTTTCCACGCGCAACGACGATCCCGCAGCCGCCAGCCGCCCCTTCGAAAAGAGTCGCGACGGCTTTGTTATGGCCGAAGGTGCCGGGATCGTTATTCTCGAAGAACTCGAGAGCGCACAACGTCGCGGAGCCAAAATTTATGCCGAGGTCTGCGGTTATGGTCTTACGGGTGACGCTTATCACCTGACCGCCCCCGCGCCTGGGGGTGAGGGCGCCGCGCGCTGCATGCGCATGGCCATGCGTGGAGCCGGGGTCAACCCCGATCAAGTCGATTACATTAATGCCCACGGAACCTCGACGCCCTTCAATGATCTCTACGAGACCCTCGCCATCAAGGCTGTACTCGGAGACCATGCGGCTAAAACCGCGGTCAGTTCCACCAAAAGCATGACAGGCCACGCTTTGGGCGCCGCGGGGGGGGTAGAGGCTGTTTTTACCCTGCTCGCCATGGAGCGTGGTTTCATTCCTCCCACTATTAATTATGATGAGCCGGACCCTGAATGTGATCTCGACTACGTGCCCAACCAGGCGCGGGAAGCCGATGTTCGCGTGGCGATGAGTAATTCCTTCGGCTTTGGCGGCACCAACGCCACCCTGTTGTTCAAGAAAATTTAA
- a CDS encoding beta-ketoacyl-ACP synthase III gives MKKARIVGTGCYAPEAVLTNRDIEKKVDTNDEWIVSRTGIRERRIAAEGECTSDLAAHAARRAMEMAGVSAQEIDLIVVGTITGDFPWPATACLVQEKIGAKRAFAFDVSAACSGFVYALDAAVKQIQCGGVKKALVIGAEILSRIVDWEDRNTCVLFGDGAGAVVLSAEEGEHGVLSTHLHSDGSYWELLYQAGFGARHPASSQGLDQRLPFLKMQGNEVFKVAVRMLTEVAHEALTHNGMECKDIDLFIPHQANRRILEAVAKRLHLRDEQVYINVDFYGNTSGASIPIALDEANRAGRIKPGDILLFDAFGGGFTWASALIRW, from the coding sequence GTGAAAAAAGCTCGGATTGTCGGCACGGGTTGCTATGCTCCAGAGGCTGTTCTTACCAACCGCGACATCGAAAAAAAAGTCGATACTAACGACGAGTGGATCGTCAGCCGTACCGGGATTCGCGAACGGCGTATTGCCGCCGAGGGGGAGTGTACCTCGGATCTCGCTGCTCATGCCGCGCGGCGTGCCATGGAAATGGCCGGCGTGTCCGCGCAAGAAATCGATCTGATCGTCGTCGGCACCATTACGGGCGATTTCCCCTGGCCCGCCACAGCTTGCCTGGTTCAGGAAAAAATCGGTGCTAAGCGTGCCTTTGCCTTTGATGTGTCCGCAGCCTGTAGTGGTTTTGTTTATGCCCTGGATGCGGCGGTAAAGCAGATCCAGTGTGGTGGCGTTAAAAAGGCGCTTGTCATCGGCGCTGAAATCCTCAGCCGTATCGTTGACTGGGAGGACCGCAATACTTGTGTGCTCTTCGGCGATGGCGCCGGTGCGGTGGTGCTTTCGGCCGAGGAGGGTGAGCATGGAGTTCTCTCTACCCATCTGCATTCCGATGGAAGTTATTGGGAGTTGCTCTATCAGGCCGGATTCGGGGCCCGTCATCCAGCCTCTTCCCAGGGGCTTGACCAGCGCTTGCCATTTCTCAAGATGCAGGGCAATGAGGTTTTCAAGGTGGCGGTACGCATGCTCACCGAGGTGGCACACGAAGCCTTGACTCATAACGGTATGGAGTGCAAGGATATCGATCTGTTCATTCCTCACCAGGCTAACCGTCGCATACTTGAGGCGGTCGCCAAGCGCTTGCATTTGCGCGACGAGCAGGTGTATATCAACGTCGATTTTTATGGCAACACTTCCGGCGCCTCTATTCCTATCGCTCTTGACGAGGCGAATCGGGCCGGACGCATCAAGCCGGGCGATATCCTTCTTTTCGATGCATTCGGCGGCGGTTTTACCTGGGCATCCGCCCTGATTCGCTGGTAG
- the plsX gene encoding phosphate acyltransferase PlsX — protein MKERVVVAVDAMGGDHAPAVEIEAAIQAARRWDIAIALVGDQERINDELNKHNVAGLDLRVRHASQVVGMQDSASDAVRKKKDSSIRVAFNMVKEGDAHAVVSAGNSGATMAAGMFVLKRVRGIDRPAIATIMPNLRDQTLVLDVGGNVDCKPLHLAQFAAMGDVYARHILGKKNPRVGLLSNGEEEKKGTELTRETHGILKSSHFNYVGYVEGRDIFNGTVDVVVCDGFVGNVVLKVSEGVADAMTTMLRREFDGRLLAKLGFLLAKPAFRAFKKKIDYAEYGGAPLLGIEGVGMICHGGSSAQAIMNAIRMARDYSAMDVNRKLTAYLEKIGEPPAGEGNASEVAGGNSAG, from the coding sequence TTGAAAGAGCGTGTAGTCGTTGCAGTCGATGCCATGGGGGGGGATCATGCGCCCGCCGTGGAAATCGAAGCAGCCATTCAGGCCGCGAGGCGCTGGGACATCGCGATCGCTTTGGTCGGTGATCAAGAGCGCATCAACGACGAGTTGAATAAGCATAATGTCGCCGGGCTTGACCTGCGCGTCCGGCATGCCAGCCAGGTTGTGGGCATGCAGGATTCGGCCTCGGACGCGGTGCGCAAAAAAAAGGACTCTTCGATTCGCGTCGCCTTCAATATGGTCAAGGAAGGCGACGCTCACGCCGTTGTCAGTGCCGGAAACTCTGGTGCCACCATGGCTGCCGGGATGTTTGTTCTCAAGCGTGTGCGAGGAATTGATCGGCCTGCCATCGCCACCATCATGCCGAATCTGCGCGACCAGACCCTGGTTTTGGATGTCGGGGGCAATGTCGACTGCAAACCACTTCACCTGGCGCAGTTTGCCGCGATGGGCGACGTTTATGCGCGACACATTCTTGGCAAGAAAAATCCAAGGGTGGGACTGCTGTCCAATGGCGAAGAGGAGAAGAAGGGTACCGAGTTGACGCGAGAAACTCACGGTATTCTCAAATCCTCCCATTTCAATTATGTCGGCTATGTCGAAGGGCGCGATATTTTCAACGGCACCGTCGATGTCGTGGTCTGCGATGGATTCGTGGGCAACGTGGTTCTTAAGGTGTCCGAAGGGGTCGCCGATGCCATGACCACCATGCTGCGCCGTGAATTCGATGGACGACTGCTGGCCAAGCTAGGCTTTCTTTTGGCAAAGCCCGCCTTTCGCGCATTTAAGAAAAAGATTGATTACGCTGAATACGGCGGGGCTCCTCTTCTCGGGATCGAAGGGGTCGGCATGATTTGTCACGGGGGCTCCAGCGCCCAGGCGATCATGAACGCTATCCGCATGGCCCGTGATTATTCGGCCATGGACGTCAATCGGAAACTTACCGCCTATCTGGAGAAAATCGGTGAACCACCGGCTGGCGAAGGGAACGCTTCAGAGGTTGCTGGTGGCAATAGCGCCGGATAA
- the fabD gene encoding ACP S-malonyltransferase: MLSFIFPGQGSQYAGMGKDLAENFDVARRTFEEADEALEFRLSALCFAGPEDDLRLTENTQPAILAASVAALRVLQQERDMAPDFVAGHSLGEFSALVSAGGMDFADALRTVRRRGRFMQQAVPVGEGAMAAIIGLDAAEVESVCLAAAGPEIVSPANFNSPGQVVIAGHAAAVARAMELAKQKGAKRALPLPVSAPFHCALMAPAGKELDEVLSGLNFKALRIPVVTNVEACPNDQSERIRELLVAQVSAPVRWQESVEFMAEQGVKRFIEIGPGKVLSGLVKRIAKNVEIGNLEDSAGLQKI; this comes from the coding sequence ATGCTTTCCTTTATTTTCCCCGGCCAGGGTTCTCAATATGCCGGCATGGGCAAAGACCTCGCAGAGAATTTCGACGTTGCCCGCCGCACTTTCGAGGAGGCCGATGAAGCTCTGGAATTTCGTCTCTCCGCGCTTTGTTTTGCTGGTCCCGAGGACGATCTCAGGTTGACGGAAAACACCCAGCCGGCCATTCTTGCTGCCAGTGTGGCCGCGCTACGGGTTTTGCAGCAAGAGCGCGACATGGCCCCCGATTTTGTAGCCGGTCACTCTCTGGGGGAGTTTTCAGCACTCGTTAGTGCTGGAGGCATGGATTTTGCCGACGCGCTGCGCACTGTGCGGCGCCGCGGCCGATTCATGCAACAGGCGGTTCCCGTAGGCGAGGGGGCCATGGCGGCCATCATTGGGCTTGACGCAGCCGAGGTCGAATCGGTCTGCCTTGCGGCTGCCGGCCCGGAAATTGTTTCTCCCGCCAACTTCAACAGTCCTGGGCAGGTGGTTATTGCCGGTCATGCCGCCGCCGTGGCGCGCGCCATGGAGTTGGCCAAGCAGAAAGGCGCAAAGCGCGCACTTCCGCTTCCCGTCAGCGCACCTTTTCATTGTGCTCTGATGGCACCGGCCGGCAAGGAGCTTGATGAGGTTCTGTCAGGCCTGAATTTCAAAGCCTTGCGGATTCCTGTGGTTACGAATGTGGAAGCCTGCCCCAACGATCAAAGTGAGCGGATTCGTGAACTGCTTGTCGCCCAGGTGAGTGCTCCGGTTCGCTGGCAGGAGTCGGTTGAGTTTATGGCCGAGCAGGGAGTCAAGCGCTTTATTGAGATTGGTCCCGGCAAGGTGTTGAGCGGACTGGTCAAGCGCATTGCAAAAAATGTGGAAATCGGCAATTTAGAAGACAGTGCCGGGCTGCAAAAAATTTAG
- the rpsT gene encoding 30S ribosomal protein S20, with product MANHKSALKRIKQNEKRAARNRHIRSTMRTLVKQVREAAAGGDAGSARAALERAVPYIDKSASKGIIHKATASRKIARLTKLVGSLA from the coding sequence TTGGCTAATCACAAATCAGCTCTCAAGAGAATCAAGCAAAATGAAAAACGCGCGGCGCGCAACCGCCATATTCGCTCCACCATGCGCACCCTGGTGAAGCAGGTTCGCGAAGCGGCTGCCGGGGGCGATGCCGGCTCGGCTCGGGCGGCTCTTGAGCGTGCCGTCCCTTATATCGACAAGTCTGCGAGCAAAGGCATTATTCACAAGGCGACTGCAAGCCGCAAGATTGCGCGCCTGACGAAACTTGTGGGCAGCCTTGCCTGA
- the fabG gene encoding 3-oxoacyl-[acyl-carrier-protein] reductase yields MFKDKVVVVTGASRGIGREIALQFAAGGAKVVASGRNLEKLQELVVEIEALGGQALAVSGDIAQMADVDELFKKAGETFQRVDILVNNAGITRDGLLLRMKNEDWDAVLDTNLKGAFMCTRAAAKIMSKQKFGRIVNISSVVGEMGNPGQANYCASKAGLIGLTKSVARELARRNVTVNAVTPGFILTDMTEELPEKTRVELSAMIPLGRLGEASEVAHAVLFLSSDQAGYITGQVLGVNGGMYM; encoded by the coding sequence TTGTTTAAAGATAAGGTTGTTGTTGTCACCGGGGCTTCACGAGGAATTGGTCGCGAAATCGCCCTGCAATTCGCTGCGGGCGGCGCGAAAGTTGTCGCCAGCGGACGCAATCTTGAGAAATTGCAGGAGCTGGTTGTCGAAATTGAAGCACTCGGTGGCCAGGCCTTGGCCGTTTCCGGTGATATTGCACAAATGGCCGATGTCGACGAACTTTTTAAAAAAGCCGGAGAAACTTTTCAGCGGGTTGATATACTCGTCAACAACGCCGGCATCACCCGGGACGGATTGTTGTTGCGCATGAAGAATGAGGATTGGGACGCTGTGCTCGATACCAACCTCAAAGGGGCGTTCATGTGCACCCGGGCCGCCGCCAAAATCATGAGCAAGCAGAAATTCGGTCGTATCGTCAATATCTCTTCCGTGGTGGGAGAGATGGGCAATCCCGGGCAGGCTAATTATTGCGCCAGCAAAGCGGGATTGATCGGGTTGACCAAATCCGTGGCGCGTGAACTTGCTCGGCGCAATGTAACGGTTAACGCCGTGACGCCGGGTTTTATTCTCACGGACATGACGGAGGAGTTGCCCGAGAAAACCAGGGTGGAACTCAGCGCGATGATTCCCCTGGGTCGCCTGGGGGAAGCCTCCGAAGTCGCTCACGCAGTACTTTTTTTGAGCTCTGACCAGGCCGGGTACATTACCGGCCAGGTTCTTGGCGTCAATGGTGGCATGTATATGTAA
- the rpmF gene encoding 50S ribosomal protein L32, translating to MAVPKKKTSKSKRDMRRAHDALSAPGLSVCPQCKEPKQPHRVCPSCGTYKGREILPAEEL from the coding sequence ATGGCTGTACCTAAAAAGAAAACTTCCAAATCCAAAAGAGATATGCGCCGTGCCCATGACGCTCTGAGCGCGCCCGGGCTTTCGGTGTGTCCCCAGTGCAAGGAGCCTAAGCAGCCTCATCGTGTCTGCCCCAGTTGCGGCACCTATAAAGGCCGGGAAATTCTTCCTGCCGAAGAACTTTAA
- the rpiB gene encoding ribose 5-phosphate isomerase B gives MIVIGSDHGGLALKEAVIGFLEMQGFKVDDVGTSNQESVDYPDFGEKVARLVSRGEVSRGILICGTGIGMSIVANKFPGVRAALATDEFMARMAKEHNNANIVVLGGRVITPESAQRMVAAWLEAAYEGGRHQQRLDKITRIEQEVAGLGS, from the coding sequence GTGATCGTCATAGGCAGTGATCATGGTGGTCTGGCTCTCAAGGAGGCAGTCATCGGCTTTCTTGAGATGCAGGGATTCAAGGTCGACGACGTCGGCACCAGCAATCAGGAATCCGTCGATTATCCTGATTTTGGCGAAAAGGTGGCGCGCCTGGTCTCCCGTGGAGAGGTTTCGCGTGGGATCTTGATCTGCGGTACAGGGATCGGCATGTCCATCGTCGCCAACAAATTTCCAGGTGTTCGCGCCGCCTTGGCCACCGACGAGTTTATGGCGCGCATGGCTAAGGAACACAACAACGCCAACATTGTTGTCCTTGGCGGGCGGGTGATCACGCCTGAGTCGGCGCAGCGCATGGTGGCCGCTTGGCTTGAAGCTGCTTATGAGGGCGGACGCCATCAGCAGCGCCTCGATAAAATTACCCGCATAGAGCAAGAGGTCGCGGGCCTGGGATCCTGA
- the acpP gene encoding acyl carrier protein, with translation MASVEERVKQIVAEQLGVDEDQVTSEASFMEDLGADSLDTVELVMALEEEFDIEISDEDAEKIQTVQDAIDYISEHS, from the coding sequence ATGGCTTCTGTTGAAGAACGAGTGAAGCAAATTGTAGCAGAGCAGTTGGGCGTTGATGAGGATCAGGTGACATCCGAAGCTTCCTTTATGGAAGACCTCGGTGCCGACTCCCTCGATACTGTTGAACTGGTCATGGCGCTTGAGGAGGAATTCGATATCGAAATCTCTGACGAAGACGCCGAAAAAATTCAGACCGTGCAGGACGCCATCGATTATATCAGCGAGCATTCCTGA
- a CDS encoding methylated-DNA--[protein]-cysteine S-methyltransferase: MDPNAQGEKLFYHIFSTPVGWLGLVGGPRGLVDIQMHTTREAVSDSVNLRFPLAHEELSGVLVDARTQLLEYFAGKRERFNLPLDWRRLSDFQRRVLRHLQQLPFAELTTYGEMARQVGAPRAARAIGAVMAVNPFVIVVPCHRVLGRGGRMTGYSGGAGIASKQWLLDFERRSLRNDGDNQ, translated from the coding sequence GTGGATCCTAATGCTCAGGGTGAAAAACTTTTTTACCACATATTTTCCACTCCCGTCGGCTGGTTGGGACTGGTCGGTGGGCCACGAGGCCTGGTGGATATTCAGATGCATACCACCCGTGAGGCGGTGTCGGACAGCGTGAATTTGCGCTTTCCCCTGGCGCATGAAGAGTTAAGCGGGGTGCTGGTCGATGCCCGTACTCAGTTGCTGGAATATTTCGCGGGAAAACGCGAGCGCTTCAACCTGCCTCTTGATTGGCGAAGGTTAAGTGATTTTCAGCGCCGGGTTTTGCGGCATCTGCAACAGTTGCCTTTTGCCGAATTGACAACCTATGGCGAGATGGCGCGCCAAGTCGGTGCACCGCGCGCGGCGCGGGCGATAGGCGCGGTTATGGCCGTCAACCCCTTTGTTATTGTGGTGCCCTGCCACCGCGTGCTCGGTCGTGGCGGCAGGATGACGGGTTATTCAGGTGGTGCAGGAATCGCCAGCAAGCAATGGTTGCTCGATTTTGAGCGCCGCTCTCTTCGGAATGACGGCGATAATCAGTAA